The Malus sylvestris chromosome 14, drMalSylv7.2, whole genome shotgun sequence genome segment TTTCTGCTTGAACTCAGTGAGGAATTCCTCATCTACTGATCCCACTTTGGTTCTAGCATTGCCATCAATATTAATCCTAGATATCTCCCCCGCAAGCTCGGGTTCCACTAGGAAGCGAATGACCATTAAACTGATGCCGGGGTGCTCAGCCATACGAGCACCATAGGCAAGGGCTTCACGGTCATCACGACCCCCAAAGAAGAGAACTGTGATGAAATAAGAAACGTTGCTTGCAGCAATGTGGGTAGCTCCACCAAGACCACGATCGACCAGAATTCCAACTGAGCAAGGTGCATACTGAAGAACCCTCTGGTTAACAAAGCGAAAGTCATTTCGGGTAGTCTCTAGTGTACCATCTAGCCTCTGGTGCTTATGGAATGGAAGAATTACGATTGCAGCTCTTTTGCTCTCAGCGGTGGCACAAATGTCCTCGTGCATATCAGATGTTGAAGATATTTCAGTCATTGGCCTGATGGACACCCGGCTCAGCTGTTGGTATGCCTCAAATGCCACAACCACGCTGTCAGAATTTGATTGCTGGCCCTTATTCCAGAAGGGTAACCCGTTTCTTCTTGCCCTGTGTACCATTAATATAGCTGATGACCTCTCAGAGAGCTCCTTGAGGTGCATTGCATAGACACAAAGGCCTTCGCGCTTGTTTGTGCCTCGTGAGGCCTCAAGCAGATTTATTATGGATGGAATGTTTCTTGCACTATGAAAACAGGCCAAGATCCTTAGTTGAGTGTTCGTATTTTTCCTTTCAATTGTCTTATGCTTGTAATCAGCCATTCTTCCCCTTTTCGCTGGCTTATAAACAGCAACGACAAGAGGCGTGGTGATAAATGTGGTAAACAGAGCCATTAGAACCATAATGGCAAAAGTCTGGTCATTCAAGACCTGTGAAACATAAACAAATGATACAATTTAAACGGTTATTTGATATAAAAGAGACAATGATAgaagaaataattttttacctttCTGTCTTTGCCAATGTTGAGGACAATGAGTTCCACCAAGCCTTTACTGTTCATCAGGAACCCCAGAGCTAAAGCCTCTCGGACAGGCAATTTGCAGGAAAGAGACACCACAATCGTCCCAAAAATCTTCCCGAAACAGGCAGTAAATATGACCAAAACCAAAAGACCCCACGACTGAAGCCCCTGAATTGTGGCAACATTAGTCTTCAGTCCACTGGACACAAAGTACAACGGTAGAAAGAGACCAGACACGAGATCTTCTACTTTTTCCACAAGAGCACCTGCAAATGGCCCCTCCTTCGGTACAAGAACTCCGACCACAAAAGCACCAAACATGGCATGAATTCCAATTGTATCAGTAATAAAACCAGCAGCCAGAACAGCAGTTAGTGTAGCGCATACGTAGATCTCGTCAACAGGTTCACCTTCTTGACATTGTTGAGACATCCATTTGAAGATTGGAGGAACAATGAGAATTGCACAAATAACAAACGCACACCCGGACAAGAAGACCCATAGTGGAACAAGGGGAGATTGGTTACTGCCAGATAGGGCAACAGCAAGAGCCAGTAGAATCCAGGCGGCCACATCATTAACTGCTGCAGCCGACATAGCCATTCTTCCAATGTCAGTGGTCAAGAGTTTCAACTCAGCCAGAATACGAGCTAAAACAGGGAAAGCAGTTATCGAAAGGGCCACACCCATGAACACAAGAAATGCAGTAGCATCTACCCCCTTGGCTATGGTTTCTCGGAGGACAAATGATGAACCTATTCCTAATGCAAATGGGAGGGTTATTCCTGCTACGGCAATGGCAAGGGCTTGTTTTCCAGTCTGACGAATAGATTTAGGATCTATCTCTAGCCCTGCAAGGAATAGAAAGAATAGGAGACCGAGGTTTGCTAAGGTGTCCAACACAGTGATACTCTTCGGTGGAAATATTGCCTGGAGATAACTTTTGTTCCGCCCCAGAGCTGATGGCCCGAGTAGGATTCCGCCCTGTCAAACCAGAAAAGTCATTCAACCTCGGATGTATCACAATCAGCATGGTGTTCTGCTTTAGGTTCAGTTAAATGCAAATACATCTATTAACCCTCAAACAACATACTCCTGTCCGAAAAACAATCTTCCTTCCAATGTGCCTAAACATCATGTCCACATTTTCATACAGcacaaagaagaaacaaataagAATATCTGTATAGATCCTAAACATATCTGAATATCCACGAAATCAtttaaattgaaaacaaaacaaaataaatatttttcagAAACATTGTGCTACTTTTTGCTAGACTACAGTTCAACACCCCCTAAATTTCAAAGTAAACAATCTTAACGGCCAACAAACATCAAAcacacacaaatttaacatcGAAGGTCCAAAAGCTCTTCTCTTTCGGATTGGTCCCAGGAAGTAAGACCGAGTGTAAATACAGCAATGTGATCATGGACAAAACTAACTACCCTTCGATTAAATTTCTGggcaaaaaaagaaatgaatttaCAACAATCTCCGCAATGACTCGTGGCTGTCTCAATGGCTTCATAAGATAGGCAAGACCCCGAGTGGCTATAACTACAATACATATCTGCAAAATAACGAGAGGCAGTGCAAAATGTAAAGGACTGTCCCCCTGGAACGCACCGTTTGATGTGGCCTTCATTGGAGGCGGACATGTATTCCCCACCGAAGCATTGGAAGCCATGAAAGTCAAcgaacaaaaaaccgaaaattcAAGTTCTTTATCTGCCAAAAGAAACCCAAATCAGAATTCGAATTCCGGAATTACcaacaaatatatgaattagaAGCGAAGGACATCTCCACTACACTAAGCCTTCAAATATACAGACATCCAACACAAATATGTCCAACAAAAGAGCATGTGCTTAATTGGACAAAATATCATGccccaaaaaccaaattaaaactgtttatttttcttttgggtcaCTATTCCAAATCAAATAATACGGTTCAAGagtgaaagaagaaaagaaatagtCCAATCCAATTggaaaatttgatcaaaatccACGGTTTGCACAGAGGGTTGGGATAAAAGAGTCCCAATCCTGATCAAAGTCAATAAATTTAAACGGACTTTGGAAACCACAGTCAATAAATTAGCAAACAAACAGCTTTCTAATCAATGACAGTAACCCATGTGAGATTTCTGGAAAAAGAATTCAACTTTACAGCTTAATCACATATTTCacaaaaaccaataaaaaaatctTGCAAAACAAAGCATGTTTCGATTCCAGAACATAAGAGAGATGATAAATTTACCTGTTTATTGCGTCAGCAGGTTCAAATATGAATCCCCACCTCGGTTCGGTGGAAACAGAGCTTTTCAGGAATGGCTCTGAATTGTAAGTGTAGTCAGCCCCTGAACTTGGAGATTGTGCCACCAGCTTTTAAATAAGAATTGactgagagagacagagagggtAACGACAGGTGGGATTAACCAGATTTgactttctccattttcttttttttctttttgaaaaaaaacgatattatgtGCATTAAGAAAGTGAGGGGAGTTAGCTAAGATACTgtgttcaaatttatttttgatgagaatcaaacttaagatttctcacttataagtgaaaacaaATATTACTAGATTGTAGTGCTAAGTGATGACTTTCTCCCTTTTTATAATAAAACATAATAAATTCAGAATTTCGTATATTAGTTATTTATGATAGtgtgtcaaatttttttttttttgggtgtttaAGTTCGAATTCACCACTAGAGCCACGGCTTGACGTATTTTTTATATACATGAGATCTCATATTTGACTTACAAATTTGGCgagtttgggttttttttttttttttttttttttttaataaatgacaTTATTTACATTAAGTGAAAGATGATGTGCTTAgtctcacaattggctaataaTAATATTGTTCAAAATCGCCTTTGAAGAGAATataacctaagacctctcacttataagtgaaaagaaatgtcactagaccgtagtattaagtagTTTGGCGAGTTTATTACAAAATTATTATCAGTAACTTATTGTAAGACCTAAATGAACTTTTAAGACTCTTAAAGTGAAATAGTGTAATCAACTTTGTAAttagtagtttttttttaaacaatgaTATATTCACTAAAAAACTAGTTGTTAAGtattaataaaaatagatgAATTTACCATTGAAAATGGTCTTTTTCTTCAAACAACGGCGTTCTAAATTCAACCCTTCATATCTCTTGTAGAATTttatttgtaaaataaaaattggcGGATTTGTGGCACCACTTTCTTTTGGTAGTGCTATCGACCCAcacatttttacttcttacataaTTCTCTCAATTTTCCAATGTGGGATCGAATAAATTGAATATAATTAgaccaaaaattaacaagggtgtatGGGttgtaaaaatgggtgtgtgaatagcactacccCTTTTTTATACAACTTTTGGCACACATTTTTGTGGAGCCCACTTCATATTGTATTTCAATGATCTAAACCGTCTATTTTTTTGGTCTTCTTTCAAATATTACGTCTACCGTGtctaccaaaaatcacaaaaatctGAAAACCATATTACTATTAGATTAAGGGTTTAGAGTGTTTTTGTAGAACCGTACTTGttaattttcttcactacaaatgaatgtcttaatagttttgaatttgtcaaattttttgtaaggctttttagccaaaatggttctTGAGATTTTCATAATACataactttggtccctgagttttaaaatcaatagaagtgggccctgagattatctaccatcaattattttggtccttccattaaaaaactccattaagtggCCCTTGAgctttttaatggaatgaccaaaatgatggatggtggacaatttcagggatcaaagttatgtgttatgcaaatctcagggaccaaaattatgtgttatgtaaatctcaagtccaaagttatgtgttatacgctcaacttaacggagttttttaatagaatgaccaaaataatggattgtggacaatctcaggaaccacttctattgattttaaatctcagtgacaattttgactaaaaaacctTTTTTGTAATAATGATCTATAAATAATGTTCTAAAAGATAGACATTTCAGATGTCAAAATACATTCTAGAGTAAGCTTCACAAAAACGTATGTAAAAAaatcatgtaaaaaaaaaagatgtcacTAATCGCTCACAATAAAAAGAGTGATACTACTCATATGTCTCTTTTCCACTAACTTTATATTGAAAACATAATAACAAATCAACctaaaatggttgaaaaaatAGGACAAATGTGGGTATAATAACTCGATAGAAAAATAGAAGTTGGATGGTTCATAGCAATTGTCTCTGTTTGCGACAACGAGAGCCATCAAGCAGGGAGATGAGTTGTCAAGTGGAGAATAGAAAATGCAAGACAACGACTTTTTGTCACTTTTCTTCAATATTCAGAAAGAGAAACCTTGTATGACTTTATAGCCCTACATTACATCTCTACCTAATCCGAATTTTGTGATTGAGATCATGACATGGGGTCGGTACTTTGGTGCCCTCTACTATTTCGGTTGGGATCATGACACGGGGTTGGTACTTTGGAGAGCAACTTAGATTTTCCTGGAATTTGATAGTGTTCTAGTCTAAAATAATATCAAATGTTAGTTTTGCTTTACatgatattatattatttaactgAGATGTTATTGTAGAGATCTACTCAATTCAATATTTAAGTTCTTAACCTTCTTAAAACTCATTCGCCTGTAAGGTTAATTCTACTTTTTTATATATGTAGGTGCCTAGGTCAATTTTTCGTTGCCCGAACGCATGTGAATAACTATACATATGTGACGTCCCATGTTTTTTTAGAGGCTTGAAATGACCTAAAGTGATTCACATATCAATGGTCAAAATTTTGTATAAAGGCACAACttctaaaacaaaaattttatGGTGCTAGGGAATGTAATatgcttcaaacattttgaCCGTTAAATTTTTTTACCTTAGCATTTTTAAACTAAGATCTAACAGTTAAAATGTATTTGAAATATTCTATATGTACTCCAGGCCACCGTAGAAAATTCGCTACTAAGATGTGACTTTTTTGCTAGTAGTTCAGGTGGGCCCTGTTTACGTTCTAGATTTCTAGAGAGCCACTAGGAGCTCCTTTCTCCATACATAGGAGCTTCTAGATGAATCTCTGTCTTAGGAGATTGATAAAGAGCATGATTGGTGTTGATTTTTTTTGAAATCTTCCTTAAATTTTAGTTAAAAATTCATTTAAGAAGCCGATTGAAGTTGCTCGCACTAACATGcgtcaaaagaaaagaaactacCAAACCCTTTTTGTCATTTCCTTAGTTTGTTGCGTTTTGATCGATTTTATCTATGCCATCGAGTGCTTGTTTTTATGCTTTGTTCCAAATGTGTTCGTGTCCATGTATAAAAAGCAATATGTATCATCTGTCACTGATTAACCTATAGAAAATTATTACGAAACCAAATGATTAAATTGTAAatgtaaaaaaatcaaaagcaagTATGGAAAGGAGAAAATGTAGGAAGGATTGATGGTATAAATTTGTGGAATAAGTTATGTAGGCAGGGCCATCTTCGAGATTTCAGAGGACCCGTGCGAAATTTATAAAAGGGGCCCTTCTTCTAAGACAATgttcaaaaaaattgaacaatgtATTGATGCTAAAAAGCACTACGGAAACAAACTGTgtgcttctttttctttaacaaaGAACTTATCAATAGGGATGAGAAATACCTAAATCTTCAAATCCATCTCAAGATATTTAAATTAGTAAATATCTTATTTTAATTGAAGTATGCATCACTCTGATCACTTGAATTGTATCTGTGATATGAAAatttctcttcaattccatgaaattatgaataaaaagtacaaaagaaaaaaaaatcattatggATTAGAATTCCTAAATCTTCAAATTTCAACTCAATATATTTAAATTAGTAAATATCTTATTTTAATCGATGTCTGCACCACTCTGATCACTTGAAGTCTCTATAATAAAAATTTCTTTTCAATTGCATGAAATTTATGAATTAAGGTTTAACGGTTTTATGGGACAAGGAGCAATGGAGAGGGGAGATACTAGAGAAGTAGCGGTTGGCGGCCGCAGGAAGTGGATAATAACCTTTTCGATTCGACTGACTCATTTGTGGGGTCTGctaacatttttatttatttatttttgctcTGATTAGCATTTTATatgttatttatatatttaacaTTATTTTATATGTTATATGAGATGGTAAACTATTTTGGGGGGCCCTATGCCATGGAGCCTGTCACACGTCCCCAAAGTCAGCTCTGTATGTTTGATAATATTTTTGTCCACCTCATAACGTGTATGCATGTATGTTATATAAATATGGCGTATGTGCATGTATTTACTAATTAGAGAAATATAACCTCAATAATTTAATTGGGAGCTTTATAAAGAGATAAAAACTTTCACTATATTTCAAGGAACTTCACTAGCTTTTAAACATGTCAAAGAgagataaaaacataaaaacaattaaagccCAGCCCAAAAATATGGaaacaatgttttaaaatatcaaCCATACTCCTAAGGCTTTAGGGCTATTAATAGAATTCAACATTCAcaactccaacaaaattaatatgtgTCATAAGCTCAACTCATCATCGactatttttgcaaaatcagttttGAAACTATATATAGAATCAATTTATATCCTTTATTATTAGAATAAGAAAATTGAAGCAATGGTTCATCAACCATAATAATTGGAGTAATGGTTCCTCTACTAAAACTTTATGACtcttggtcccttaactcatcaaaatgtgcagtTATGATCCTTTTTGTACTCTGTTAAAACTTCTGTCATAATGAGTTATGTGTCACGCATGTGAGGCTTAATCAAATGGCAAATATGGAAAATTAAATGAGAAAATTTGTGGTGAAGGTCCCTTGATTTTAACCTAActagagcaatggtccctcaactttaactcattGGAACAATGATCTCTCAATTTTaacctaattgtagcaatggtccttccaccatgactcattttgacggaattctgacgaagttgacgaaaatgattaTAGCtatacattttgatgagttaagggaccaatggtcatggatttttagttaagtgaccattgctctaattgggttaaagttgagaggccattactacaatttactctgcTAGAATTAGTTCAACTCgtcctcgaccatttttgcataatcagtttAACCCATCTtcaaccatttttgcataatcagaTCAACCCGTGTTTAactatttttgcaaaatcagttcaatcagttatcaaccatttttgcagaattagttcaacccgtcttcgaccatttttgtagaattaGTTCAACCTATCTTCAACCATTTTTGTTGAATCAGCTCAACCCGTCTTCGGTCATTTTTGttgaatcagttcaacccgtcttcggtcatttttgcaaaatcagttcaacccgtcctcgaccatttttgcagaatcagttcattCTATCCTcgatcatttttgcagaatcagatCAATTttacagaatcagttcaacccatccttgaccatttttgcataatcaattcAATTAATCCTCGAACATTTTTCCAGAATCAGTTTAACCCATCTTCGATCATTTTACAGAATAAGTTCAGTCAATTTTCTATTACAAAATGAAGATGTGAAGAACCCatacataaaattttaaaattcaatcaattcaacctccaaaaaaaaaatattgaggtTCTTAGAGTTGTTATCTCCTAATGTCAAAGGTGTTTCATCACCGTCCTTTGTttgaatttcattaaaaaaaaataaagagaaagaaTCCACTtaataaaattgttcaacaacaacaacagtaGGGGAATGGAAGGGAAGTTCCTCTCTCCCCCCAGTTACTAACTTGCTTCAATAACTCTTCTTGTGCTTTCTTCGTATTAATGCTAACGaagatctttcttcttttttttcttggtatTCTAATATAAATTTGTCGAAAATATTTTCTGGTGGTAAAACGTAGAAGTAGGTTATCTGATGagtagagagagaatgagagagaaggaaaaatcGAGCCAATATTTATGGAAGAGAAGGGGGATAAAAGATGAATGAGATAGAAGTGTGAAAAGACTTTACCACTATAAAGGGTATTTTCgtaacttcaactccaaagaaaaaaaagagaacaaTGTCATCTTTCAAATGTATTACCTTTTGTCTCAATTTGAAACGTTTAAAAAATGTTGTCTCAATATAAAAATTAAGTATTAAAAGTGTATTGTGTCACATCCCGAGCTGGgcttgggatgtggtggaccccggctcgggatgtgacatattgtgtgtgtaatttttccaatttaatacccaaataaattaataatatttggAATAATATATTTGGCTGGTCCCGAATTAGAGATAACGTATTAAAATAATAAGTTGGTAAATTTATAAGATAGTATATTTTAAAAATGAGAGTTTTACCTATAGaggcaaaaacacaaaatacctATCATATATCATAGAACTCTACcaatttttaatcatttaaagGAGAGATAAAAGTACAAACTCCAACAAACCTAgcccaaaaacaagcaaaccaaaattttaaaattctagTCATGCCCCTAATAGACTTGTCCAAAACTATATCATCTATAAAAACTTCAAACTAATTTTAGATTTGTAAAAACTAATTTATACAAGTTCAGTTTCACAATTCATGCACTTCTACAAGATCAATTTCATGATTTTCTAAATTTTCTTCACTTCTGCCAGATCAATTTCACAATTTATGCACTTTTGCATGATCAGTTTCAAAATTCTTACATATCTACAAGAGCTgttcaaaattcaaacaattCTGCAAGATCAATTTTAAAATTCCAACAATTATGCAAGATCAATTTAAAATTCATGCACTTCTACAAttacaatttcaaaattttagcaCTTCTGCAAGATAAGTTAAAAAATTCATGAATTCAAAGCATCAAAACTCCAAAATCAAATACCTTTGGAAAAATAATATAACtaaaaatcaaaaataaaaaatcttaatGCTCCTCATAAGAAGAAATGCTCATAAATTTAGGGAACACGGCTAtgaagaagaggagagagaaaagtATGAAGAAGAAGTAGGAGAGAgaaggatgaagaagaaggaggaggatagagaaagaaagaggtaggaagaagaaagagaggaaaggagagagaagTATAGATgaaaaaagaggagagaaagagaaaaatcAGAAGATAGAAACTCATCTTCAAACATAAAGcataaaattttaaatccaAGGGCAATTAAAAGAACAActatgaaataaataaataaaaactttgtctctctctctctc includes the following:
- the LOC126600604 gene encoding cation/H(+) antiporter 18-like translates to MASNASVGNTCPPPMKATSNGAFQGDSPLHFALPLVILQICIVVIATRGLAYLMKPLRQPRVIAEIVGGILLGPSALGRNKSYLQAIFPPKSITVLDTLANLGLLFFLFLAGLEIDPKSIRQTGKQALAIAVAGITLPFALGIGSSFVLRETIAKGVDATAFLVFMGVALSITAFPVLARILAELKLLTTDIGRMAMSAAAVNDVAAWILLALAVALSGSNQSPLVPLWVFLSGCAFVICAILIVPPIFKWMSQQCQEGEPVDEIYVCATLTAVLAAGFITDTIGIHAMFGAFVVGVLVPKEGPFAGALVEKVEDLVSGLFLPLYFVSSGLKTNVATIQGLQSWGLLVLVIFTACFGKIFGTIVVSLSCKLPVREALALGFLMNSKGLVELIVLNIGKDRKVLNDQTFAIMVLMALFTTFITTPLVVAVYKPAKRGRMADYKHKTIERKNTNTQLRILACFHSARNIPSIINLLEASRGTNKREGLCVYAMHLKELSERSSAILMVHRARRNGLPFWNKGQQSNSDSVVVAFEAYQQLSRVSIRPMTEISSTSDMHEDICATAESKRAAIVILPFHKHQRLDGTLETTRNDFRFVNQRVLQYAPCSVGILVDRGLGGATHIAASNVSYFITVLFFGGRDDREALAYGARMAEHPGISLMVIRFLVEPELAGEISRINIDGNARTKVGSVDEEFLTEFKQKIAKDDSVTYEEKAVRNEAQTISVIREIGRCHLFLVGRTPDGEVALALNRRSECPELGPVGSLLISPDLSTSASVLVVQQYNGQVSLDLPSEMEEESPERD